CGATGACCGAACCCGCGCCGGGCGCCGGCTCGGATCCCGCGGCCCTGACCACCCGCGCGGAACGGCACGGCGGCGGCTGGCGGATCAACGGGCGGAAGTGGTTCATCACCGGCGCCGACGGCGCCGCCTTCCACATCGTGATGGCCCGCACGTCCGGACAACCCGGTCAGCGCGGCGGGGCGACGATGTTCCTGGTTCCCGCCGGCACCCCCGGGGTGCGGGTCGGCCGGCACATCACGACGCTGGACCGGTCCATGGTCGGCGGGCACTGCGAGGTCGACTACGAGGATGTCGACGTCCCCGATTCCGCGGTGCTCGGCGAGGTGGATCGCGGCTACGAGTACGCGCAGGTCCGGCTGGGCCCGGCGCGGATGACCCATGTCATGCGCTGGCTCGGCGCCGCGCGCCGTGCGCACGACGTCGCCGTCGAGCATGTCGCACAGCGGGAGGGGTTCGGCGGCCGGCTCGGTGATCTCGGTATGGTCCAGAAGATGGTCGCGGACAACGAGATCGACATCGCCGCGACGCGAGCGCTGCTGACGCGGGCCTGCTGGGAGCTCGATGCCGGTGGGGCCGCAGGTGATTCCACCTCCATCGCGAAAACCTTTGCCGCCGAGGCGATCTTCCGGATCGTGGATCGCAGCGTGCAGATGTGCGGCGGGCTGGGCGTATCGGAGGATCTGCCGCTGGCCCGATTGTCGCGGGAGGTCCGGCCGTTCCGCGTCTACGACGGGCCGTCGGAGGTCCATCGGTGGGCCATCGCGAAGCGTCGCATCGGCGCCGCGAAGCGCGCGTTGCAGGCGGGCGACCGATGAGCCTGCCGGGTATGGACATCGAGGCGGTGGCCCGGTTCCTGGCCGACCGCGGCGTCACCGTCCGCGGCGAGCTGACCGCGGAGCAGATCAGCGGCGGCCGTTCGAATCTCACGTTCCGGGTGTCCGACGGCACGTCGGCCTGGGTGCTGCGGCGGCCGCCGGTCGCCGGGCTGACCCCGTCCGCCCACGATATGGGGCGCGAGTACACGGTGACCGAGGCCCTGCGGCCCACCGCGGTACCGGTCGCCGGAACCGTCGCCATCGATCGGGAGGGCGCCGTACTCGGAGCCCCCTGCACCGTGGTCGATTTCGTGCCCGGTCTGGTGGTCCGCGACCAGGACGACCTCGCCGCGCTGACCGACGCGCAGGTCCTCGCCGTCGTGAACTCCCTGGTCGACGTCCTGGTGGCGTTGCACGCCGTGGACTTTCGCGCGGTGGGCCTCGAATCGTTCGGCCGCCCCGAGGGTTACGTGTCCCGGCAGGTACGGCTGTGGGCCCGGCAGTGGGAGCAGGTGAAGACCCGCGAACTGCCCGATGCCGCCCGATTGGCCGCCGCCCTCGCGGATTTCGCGCCGCCGGCCGAGGCCGCGATCGTGCACGGCGACTTCCGTGTCGACAACACCATTCTCGATGCCGATCGACCGGAAATCGTTCGCGCGGTGGTCGATTGGGAGATGTCCACGCTCGGTGACCCGCTCACCGACCTGGCGCTGATGTGTGTCTACCGCGATCCGGTCTTCGATCTGGTGCTGGGGACGACGGCGGCGTGGACCAGCGACCGCCTGCCGTCGACGGATGCGCTGGCGCAGCGGTACGCGGTGACCTCGGGCCGCGATCTCGGTGCCTGGGACCACTATCTGGCCCTGGCCAATTTCAAGCTGGCCGTGATCGCCGAGGGCATCGCCTACCGGGCCCGGCAGGGTGCGGACTCCGGCAGTGGCGCCCTCGCCGCGGCGGATGCGACGCCGGAGCTCATGGCCGCCGGACTGCGCCTGTTGCGGCACTCGCCCCGGAGTACCGATACCGTCACAGCGACCAACCACTCGTAGGGCAGGAACCTTCTGATGAGCATTCTCGACAAGTTCCGGATGGACGACCGGGTCGTCGTGGTGACGGGCGCGTCGTCCGGGCTGGGCGTGGCGTTCGCGCGCGCGTTCGCCGAGGCCGGCGCCGACGTGGTCCTGGCCGCCCGGCGGGCCGCGAAGCTGGAGGCCACCGCCGATCTCGTGCGCGAGGCCGGCCGCAAGGCCCTGGTGGTCGAGACCGACATCGCGAGTTCGGAACAGGCGTACCACCTGATCGACGCCGCCTTCGCGCACTTCGGCCGGGTCGACGTCCTGGTCAACAACGCGGGTGTCGGCACCGCCTACCCGGCCACCCACGAGACGCCGGATCAGTTCCGCGCGGTCATCGACGTCAACCTCAACGGCGCGTACTGGGCCGCGCAGGCGGCCGGGCGGGTCATGAAGCCGGGCTCGTCGGTCGTGAACATCTCGAGCATCCTGGGCCTGACCACCGCCGGACTTCCGCAGGCCGCCTACAGCGCCAGCAAGGCCGGCCTGATCGGCCTGACCCGCGACCTCGCCCAGCAGTGGGGCGCCCGCAAGGGCATCCGGGTCAACGCGGTGGCGCCCGGCTTCTTCGAGACCGAGATGACCGACCACTACAAGCCGGGCTATCTCGACAGCATGAAACCCCGAATCGTGCTGGGCCGCACCGGCGATCCCGAGGAACTGGCGGCGAGCGTGGTCTGGCTGGCCTCCGACGCGGCCGGCTACGTCACCGGGCAGACCATCGTCGTCGACGGCGGCGTCACCATCGCCTGATCGGAAGGAGCGGCCCGATGAGTGCCGAACCCGCGGTCACGGTCGAGAAGCGCGACCGCACAACCGTTCTCACCCTGAACCGGCCCGCGAAGCGCAACGCGATCAACGACGAGATCACCGCCGGTCTCGACCACGCGCTCAACGAATTCGAGGACGATCCGGAGCAGTGGTTCGCCGTCCTCACCGGTGGACCCGAATTCTTCTGTGCCGGAGCGGATCTCGCCGCCGGCGCCGGGGAGCCCACCGAACGCGGCGGGATCGCCGGGATCATGACCCGGGTGCGCGGCAAGCCCCTGGTCGCCGCGGTCGAGGGCTTCGCGCTCGGTGGCGGTTTCGAACTTGTCATGTGCTGCGATCTCGTGGTCGCGAGCCGGACCGCGCGGTTCGGCCTGCCCGAGCCGAAGCGGGGGCTGATCCCGGATTTCGGCGGCGCCTTCCGGGTGGCCCGCCTGCTGCCGGCCAACGTCGCCCGCGAATTACTGCTCACCGGAGACGATCTCGACGCCGAGCGGGCGGAACGGCTGGGCCTGGTCAACCGGCTCGTGGAGCCGGGCGCCGCGCTCGCCGGTGCGCTGGAACTCGTGCGGCGGATCGGCGCGAACGCGCCGCTGGCGGTCCGGGGCGCGCTGCGGATCGCCAATTCCGCCATCGCCGGCGACGAGACCGGCCTGTGGACCATGACCGAGGAGGTGCACGCCGGGCTGCTGGCCTCCGCCGATCTCCAGGAGGGCCTGGCCGCGTTCTTCGGCCGGCGCGCACCGGACTGGCAAGGCCGCTGACCGCGGCCGAGCGCTGCTCAGAGCCCGGTGATGATCGCGGCGTGGCTGTCGGCCGCGGCCTGGCGCAGGGGCCGGGCCGCGGTATAGGAGTCGGATTCGTACCAGGCCTTGGCGGCTTCCGGCGAGTCGAATTCCATGAGTACGGTCTTGCTGCCGTGCCACCGGCCTTCGAGGGTTTCCACCTGGGTGTCGACGGCCAGGACGCGGGCGCCGCTCGCGGCCAGTGAGGGTGCGGCGGCGCGGCTGTAGGCGGCCATCCCCTCGGGGTCGGTGATGTCTTCGGTGACGATGACGTAGGCCTTGGGCATCGAATGTCCGTTCCGGGAGATGTTCAGCTGAATGCGGGAATGACTGTGCCGGCGAAGGTTTCGGCGTACTTCACGAATCGGGACGGGGGGAGTCCCGGCGGCAGCATCATCATGAAGTGTTCGACGGGCGTCTCGGTGAGCCAGCCGCGGAACATCTCGATCGCCGCGTCCGGCGTGAGGATGGTGAGCGTACCGCTCGCCGCGAATTCGTCGAGGGTCATGGGGGACAGGACGGTGTCGTCGGCCAATCCGGTCGCGGCGCGGTCCTCGTCGTGCCACTCGCCGTAGGTGTTGTTCACATGGTGGTAGTAGGGACCCAGTTCGTGCATGGCCTGCTCGGGATCCTCGGCGACGACGACGAAGGTGCCCTGGATGCGTACCCGGCCGCTGTCGGGATCCTTCCCGCACGCGCGCAATTTCTCCCGATACCGCCCGACCATGTCGAGATTCCCGAAGTAGCCCCGGCCGTATCGCGCGGCGCGTTCGAGGGCCCGGTCGCTGAATCCGCCCAGATAGAGCGGAATGTGGCCGCGGTCGGGCGCCGGGGTGATCGCGGCGTTCTCGACGGTGAAGTGTTTCCCGCTGTGGGTGACCGTCTCACCGGCCCAGAGCCGGGTGACGATGTCGAGGAATTCGTCGGTGCGCCGCCCCCG
This DNA window, taken from Nocardia sp. BMG111209, encodes the following:
- a CDS encoding LLM class flavin-dependent oxidoreductase — encoded protein: MSGKISFGFLYDFRNPARWQRPWADVYAETLDFITWSESAGFGGAWVPEHHNASDGYMPAPLVMLAAIAARTRSIRLGSAVALAPLYHPVRFAEDCAVLDIISGGRLDMALGIGYRRREAAGYGVEFSARGRRTDEFLDIVTRLWAGETVTHSGKHFTVENAAITPAPDRGHIPLYLGGFSDRALERAARYGRGYFGNLDMVGRYREKLRACGKDPDSGRVRIQGTFVVVAEDPEQAMHELGPYYHHVNNTYGEWHDEDRAATGLADDTVLSPMTLDEFAASGTLTILTPDAAIEMFRGWLTETPVEHFMMMLPPGLPPSRFVKYAETFAGTVIPAFS
- a CDS encoding phosphotransferase family protein yields the protein MSLPGMDIEAVARFLADRGVTVRGELTAEQISGGRSNLTFRVSDGTSAWVLRRPPVAGLTPSAHDMGREYTVTEALRPTAVPVAGTVAIDREGAVLGAPCTVVDFVPGLVVRDQDDLAALTDAQVLAVVNSLVDVLVALHAVDFRAVGLESFGRPEGYVSRQVRLWARQWEQVKTRELPDAARLAAALADFAPPAEAAIVHGDFRVDNTILDADRPEIVRAVVDWEMSTLGDPLTDLALMCVYRDPVFDLVLGTTAAWTSDRLPSTDALAQRYAVTSGRDLGAWDHYLALANFKLAVIAEGIAYRARQGADSGSGALAAADATPELMAAGLRLLRHSPRSTDTVTATNHS
- a CDS encoding DUF1330 domain-containing protein, whose protein sequence is MPKAYVIVTEDITDPEGMAAYSRAAAPSLAASGARVLAVDTQVETLEGRWHGSKTVLMEFDSPEAAKAWYESDSYTAARPLRQAAADSHAAIITGL
- a CDS encoding acyl-CoA dehydrogenase family protein; the protein is MPIDLTYSTEVAALVDRTREFVRTTVLPIEDRHRGDIAAAGGDAIRKDLQQAAKDAGVFAPHVSLEYGGLGLDMSDRAPVFEEAGYSLFGPTALNIAAPDEGNMHLLAHVASPEQRHEFLAPLAAGDVRSAFAMTEPAPGAGSDPAALTTRAERHGGGWRINGRKWFITGADGAAFHIVMARTSGQPGQRGGATMFLVPAGTPGVRVGRHITTLDRSMVGGHCEVDYEDVDVPDSAVLGEVDRGYEYAQVRLGPARMTHVMRWLGAARRAHDVAVEHVAQREGFGGRLGDLGMVQKMVADNEIDIAATRALLTRACWELDAGGAAGDSTSIAKTFAAEAIFRIVDRSVQMCGGLGVSEDLPLARLSREVRPFRVYDGPSEVHRWAIAKRRIGAAKRALQAGDR
- a CDS encoding enoyl-CoA hydratase-related protein, with translation MSAEPAVTVEKRDRTTVLTLNRPAKRNAINDEITAGLDHALNEFEDDPEQWFAVLTGGPEFFCAGADLAAGAGEPTERGGIAGIMTRVRGKPLVAAVEGFALGGGFELVMCCDLVVASRTARFGLPEPKRGLIPDFGGAFRVARLLPANVARELLLTGDDLDAERAERLGLVNRLVEPGAALAGALELVRRIGANAPLAVRGALRIANSAIAGDETGLWTMTEEVHAGLLASADLQEGLAAFFGRRAPDWQGR
- a CDS encoding SDR family NAD(P)-dependent oxidoreductase — translated: MSILDKFRMDDRVVVVTGASSGLGVAFARAFAEAGADVVLAARRAAKLEATADLVREAGRKALVVETDIASSEQAYHLIDAAFAHFGRVDVLVNNAGVGTAYPATHETPDQFRAVIDVNLNGAYWAAQAAGRVMKPGSSVVNISSILGLTTAGLPQAAYSASKAGLIGLTRDLAQQWGARKGIRVNAVAPGFFETEMTDHYKPGYLDSMKPRIVLGRTGDPEELAASVVWLASDAAGYVTGQTIVVDGGVTIA